From one Triticum aestivum cultivar Chinese Spring chromosome 4B, IWGSC CS RefSeq v2.1, whole genome shotgun sequence genomic stretch:
- the LOC123091280 gene encoding uncharacterized protein produces MEDSQALVHAEDSQALVHAEHSQALVRAEDSQALVCAEDSHALVQAEENQVLVQVEDGDVLVEGDEDQILVEPEKDPVPCEQFLFIGQEFTDVDTCRRAIKDMAVALHFQLRVVKSDRSRFIAKCNTEGCPWRVHVAKCHGVPTFTVRTLQGEHTCEGVQDLHHQQATVNWVARSVEARLRDNPQIKPKEILQDIRDQHGVAVSYMQAWRGKERSMAAVHGTLEDGYRLLPAYCEQIGKTNPGSVAVYKGAGPENSFQRLFVSFHSSIYGFLNACRPLLEIDKADLKGKYLGTLLCASAVDADHMMFPVAFGVVDSESDENWMWFISELRKMLGVNTDKMPVFTIISERQPQVVEAVEVNFPTAFHGFCLRHVSENFREEFKSPKLLNLFWGAVYALTTAEFDSKVKDMMQVQDVMPWFQNFPPNLWAVAYFEGIRYGHFSLAITEILYNWALECHELPIVQTVEYIRHQLTCWFTERHNLALSLNSVLVPSAEKLISESISDSRCYQVLRANKVEFEIVSSERTNIVDTQTRFCSCRRWQIYGIPCAHAAAALLSCGEDPRLYAHDCFSVMKYRETYSQQIYPIPDRIHWSNSSSGPRGLYKSDMILRPPKIRRPPGRPKMKILKMESLKRPKRIVQCGWCHLLGHSQKKCSLRS; encoded by the coding sequence ATGGAGGACAGCCAGGCTTTAGTTCATGCGGAAGACAGTCAGGCTTTAGTTCATGCGGAACACAGTCAGGCTTTAGTTCGTGCGGAAGACAGTCAGGCTTTAGTTTGTGCGGAAGACAGTCATGCTTTAGTTCAGGCCGAGGAAAATCAGGTTTTAGTTCAGGTGGAAGATGGCGATGTTCTAGTTGAGGGGGATGAAGACCAGATCTTAGTCGAGCCAGAGAAGGACCCTGTACCGTGTGAGCAATTCCTTTTCATCGGCCAAGAGTTTACCGATGTTGACACTTGCCGGAGGGCAATCAAGGATATGGCCGTTGCTCTGCATTTCCAGCTGCGCGTCGTGAAATCGGACCGTAGCCGATTCATTGCCAAATGCAACACAGAAGGATGCCCGTGGCGTGTGCATGTGGCCAAGTGCCATGGTGTTCCAACTTTCACGGTCCGGACATTGCAAGGAGAGCACACATGTGAGGGTGTTCAGGACCTACATCATCAACAGGCCACTGTTAACTGGGTGGCTAGGTCTGTTGAGGCAAGGCTAAGAGATAATCCGCAGATTAAGCCAAAAGAGATATTGCAGGATATTCGGGACCAGCATGGGGTTGCTGTGTCTTATATGCAGGCATGGCGCGGAAAGGAGAGAAGCATGGCTGCTGTTCATGGTACCCTTGAGGATGGATATCGCCTTCTTCCTGCATACTGTGAGCAGATTGGAAAGACAAATCCTGGTAGTGTTGCAGTATACAAAGGGGCTGGGCCGGAGAATTCCTTCCAACGGCTCTTTGTTTCATTTCATTCATCTATTTATGGTTTCTTAAATGCGTGTAGACCCCTTTTGGAAATTGACAAGGCGGATCTAAAGGGCAAGTATCTTGGGACATTGCTATGTGCTTCGGCTGTTGATGCTGATCACATGATGTTCCCTGTAGCATTTGGTGTCGTTGATTCTGAAAGTGATGAGAACTGGATGTGGTTTATCTCAGAACTGAGGAAGATGCTTGGTGTTAACACGGATAAGATGCCTGTCTTTACAATAATCTCTGAGAGACAACCACAGGTGGTTGAAGCTGTCGAGGTCAACTTCCCAACTGCTTTTCATGGATTTTGCTTGAGACATGTGAGTGAGAATTTCCGCGAGGAGTTCAAGAGTCCTAAACTTCTGAACCTTTTCTGGGGTGCCGTTTATGCTCTCACAACAGCAGAATTTGATTCAAAGGTAAAAGATATGATGCAAGTTCAAGATGTCATGCCATGGTTCCAGAATTTTCCACCAAACCTCTGGGCAGTTGCTTACTTTGAGGGTATCAGATATGGCCATTTTAGTCTTGCTATAACTGAGATATTATATAACTGGGCCCTGGAGTGTCATGAGCTTCCCATTGTGCAAACTGTTGAATACATCAGGCACCAACTAACCTGCTGGTTTACTGAACGTCACAATTTGGCATTATCCCTTAACTCAGTTCTTGTTCCATCTGCTGAGAAACTTATTTCTGAATCCATTTCTGATTCAAGATGTTATCAAGTACTCCGAGCAAACAAGGTGGAGTTTGAGATCGTGTCATCTGAGCGAACAAACATTGTGGATACTCAAACCAGGTTCTGCTCGTGCCGTCGGTGGCAAATTTATGGTATTCCATGTGCACATGCTGCTGCTGCACTACTTTCATGTGGTGAAGATCCTCGCCTGTATGCACATGATTGCTTTAGTGTAATGAAGTATAGGGAAACTTACTCTCAGCAGATCTATCCAATTCCAGACAGGATCCACTGGAGCAATTCGTCCTCTGGGCCGCGAGGTCTATACAAATCAGACATGATACTTCGCCCACCGAAGATCCGAAGACCTCCTGGCCGTCCCAAAATGAAGATTCTCAAGATGGAAAGCTTGAAACGGCCGAAACGGATCGTTCAGTGTGGCTGGTGTCATCTTCTTGGGCATTCTCAGAAAAAGTGTTCATTACGAAGCTGA